Proteins from a single region of Desulfovibrio sp. JC022:
- a CDS encoding carbon starvation protein A yields the protein MNSLIVAGLCFVGYIVAYHTYGKFLAKKIFQVDENKICPSCELEDGKDFVPTKKEVLFGHHFTSIAGLGPIVGPAIAIIWGWVPAVLWVFFGAIFMGAVHDFGSLVVSLRNQGRSVGDLAAGLLNHRVRSLFLIIIFFELLIVIAVFALVIAILFNMYPAAVIPVWSEVPIAIGLGWLMYKKGANHTVWSILALLAMYAFVVVGVYLPFKMPAIAGMNPIVVWTVIMLIYAFIASILPVTTLLQPRDYINGHQLFVALILLVVGAVVAHPTFVAPALDLAPQGAPPMLPFLFVIIACGAISGFHSLVSSGTSAKQCETERDSRMIGYGSMLMEAALSILVIVAVGAGIGLGKHTADGQLLTGTAAFTNHYASWASAAGLGAKLGAFVEGSANLMASYGIPGNIALAIMGVFLVSFAATTLDSATRIQRYVVGELAQAYKMPALSGAIPATLIAVGTAAVLCFNGGFSIGALKQGALALWPLFGTVNQLLAALALLIITVYLARKKVKAVYTGIPMVFMIAMTGWAMVYNLMKFYTGGKWLLFVVGLIVFVLEIWMIAETYLIMKKVYGGEDDSQGATQNV from the coding sequence GTGAACTCACTTATTGTCGCCGGTCTTTGCTTTGTGGGGTATATTGTTGCGTATCATACCTACGGCAAATTCCTGGCAAAAAAGATTTTTCAGGTTGATGAGAACAAGATTTGTCCCAGTTGCGAACTTGAGGATGGAAAAGACTTTGTTCCTACCAAAAAAGAAGTGCTCTTCGGGCACCATTTTACTTCTATTGCCGGACTTGGACCCATTGTCGGGCCTGCAATTGCGATCATCTGGGGTTGGGTTCCCGCTGTACTCTGGGTTTTCTTCGGTGCCATATTCATGGGCGCGGTGCATGACTTCGGTTCCCTCGTAGTCAGTCTGCGTAATCAGGGCCGCTCAGTTGGTGACCTTGCCGCCGGCTTGCTTAACCATCGCGTACGTTCGCTGTTTCTGATCATCATTTTCTTTGAATTGCTGATTGTTATCGCCGTGTTTGCTTTGGTTATTGCCATCCTTTTTAATATGTACCCCGCAGCGGTCATTCCAGTATGGAGTGAGGTGCCCATCGCCATCGGTCTGGGCTGGCTCATGTACAAAAAGGGTGCAAACCATACTGTCTGGTCCATTCTTGCCCTGCTGGCAATGTACGCATTTGTTGTGGTCGGTGTTTACCTGCCCTTCAAGATGCCCGCCATCGCAGGCATGAACCCCATCGTGGTCTGGACTGTGATCATGCTGATCTATGCATTTATTGCATCCATCCTTCCGGTTACCACCCTGTTGCAGCCCCGTGACTACATCAACGGTCACCAGCTCTTCGTAGCACTTATCCTGCTGGTTGTCGGTGCTGTTGTGGCGCATCCCACATTCGTGGCTCCGGCTCTGGACCTTGCCCCGCAGGGGGCACCGCCGATGCTGCCCTTCTTGTTCGTTATCATCGCTTGCGGTGCTATTTCCGGCTTCCACTCGCTGGTAAGTTCCGGTACTTCCGCCAAGCAGTGCGAGACCGAGCGCGATTCACGCATGATCGGTTACGGTTCCATGCTCATGGAAGCAGCCCTGTCTATTCTTGTTATCGTTGCTGTCGGTGCCGGTATCGGTCTGGGTAAACACACTGCTGACGGTCAGCTCCTGACCGGAACCGCAGCCTTCACAAACCATTACGCATCATGGGCTTCCGCTGCCGGACTCGGTGCCAAGCTCGGCGCGTTTGTTGAGGGTTCTGCAAACCTGATGGCCAGCTACGGCATTCCCGGCAATATAGCTCTTGCAATTATGGGTGTATTTCTGGTCAGCTTCGCAGCCACCACACTTGATAGTGCTACCCGTATTCAGCGTTACGTTGTAGGCGAACTGGCACAGGCATACAAAATGCCTGCCTTGTCCGGCGCAATTCCTGCAACTCTGATCGCGGTAGGTACCGCTGCAGTGCTTTGCTTTAACGGCGGTTTTTCCATCGGTGCACTTAAGCAGGGAGCGCTGGCTCTCTGGCCTCTGTTCGGTACCGTAAACCAGCTGCTGGCCGCATTGGCTCTGCTGATTATCACTGTCTACCTTGCCCGCAAGAAAGTTAAAGCTGTCTACACTGGTATCCCCATGGTCTTCATGATCGCCATGACCGGTTGGGCAATGGTTTACAACCTCATGAAATTCTACACAGGCGGAAAATGGCTGCTCTTCGTAGTCGGCCTGATCGTATTCGTGCTCGAAATCTGGATGATCGCTGAAACCTATCTCATCATGAAGAAGGTTTATGGCGGAGAAGATGATTCGCAAGGAGCTACTCAAAACGTTTAG
- a CDS encoding N-acyl homoserine lactonase family protein: protein MTKYRIHPIVVGTKRFDKGMMTYQHDYGQPYIIPIYCWYIEGGDKKILVDTGEMQPIISEDREADLGGRIYTFEDGLAKFGLKPEDIDIVIHTHLHNDHCENDYKCSNAKFYVHRKELDHVHDPHPLDFRYLEDYVEDVEEAGQVVAVDGDYEVVPGIRMMHTPAHTPGGMTILIDTEGGLAAITGFCVIMENFNPPPEVRGMEMEVIPPGTSVNTYEAYNIMLKVKELADILIPLHEPAFAKVDVVEGT, encoded by the coding sequence GTGACCAAATATAGAATTCACCCTATCGTCGTAGGCACTAAGAGATTCGATAAAGGTATGATGACCTATCAGCATGATTATGGTCAGCCTTACATTATTCCCATTTACTGCTGGTATATCGAAGGTGGGGACAAAAAAATACTGGTTGATACCGGTGAGATGCAGCCCATTATTTCTGAGGATCGCGAAGCTGATCTGGGCGGCAGAATTTATACTTTCGAAGACGGGCTGGCGAAGTTCGGGTTAAAGCCTGAAGATATTGATATTGTCATTCATACCCATCTACACAACGATCATTGCGAGAATGATTACAAGTGCAGTAATGCAAAATTCTACGTGCATCGCAAAGAGCTGGATCATGTGCATGACCCGCATCCGCTGGATTTCCGTTATCTGGAAGATTACGTGGAGGATGTGGAGGAGGCCGGGCAGGTGGTCGCTGTTGATGGTGATTATGAAGTTGTTCCCGGTATCCGCATGATGCATACCCCGGCCCACACACCGGGAGGCATGACCATCTTAATTGATACCGAAGGCGGTCTTGCTGCTATCACCGGATTCTGTGTGATCATGGAGAACTTCAATCCTCCGCCGGAAGTGCGCGGTATGGAGATGGAAGTGATTCCTCCGGGAACTTCTGTTAACACCTATGAGGCCTACAATATTATGCTTAAGGTTAAGGAGTTGGCTGATATCCTTATCCCGCTGCATGAGCCTGCTTTTGCTAAAGTTGATGTGGTGGAAGGGACTTAA
- a CDS encoding YciI family protein produces MKWFFLVFLLMFSVTPALGGDMEKDSKGTFVYYYLMKGNPEAIGKAVPAHVEYWESRDLDGYQGGPFADRSGGMIIFEAEGEDSAGKIVAADPFVIEGFISDSRLKEWIPK; encoded by the coding sequence ATGAAATGGTTTTTCTTGGTGTTTCTGTTGATGTTTTCAGTAACCCCGGCATTAGGAGGCGATATGGAAAAGGATTCAAAGGGAACATTTGTCTACTATTACTTAATGAAGGGCAATCCGGAGGCGATAGGCAAGGCTGTGCCTGCACATGTGGAATACTGGGAGTCCCGTGATCTGGACGGATATCAGGGTGGCCCGTTTGCGGATCGTTCCGGCGGCATGATTATCTTTGAGGCTGAAGGTGAAGATTCTGCTGGGAAAATTGTTGCCGCAGATCCGTTTGTGATCGAGGGATTCATTTCCGATTCGCGTTTAAAGGAATGGATACCGAAGTAA
- a CDS encoding MarR family winged helix-turn-helix transcriptional regulator, with protein sequence MSNANRMVIELLRLGAYLQREGARITREFGLAQQQFVVLVAIKEQGPVSQKAILSDLLYEKSNVSKSISRLSALGLIKTSRSEKDSRVVLCEVTDEGRDIVERCMVIMKASNEKWLQHIPEDELEQVVQVLGSIRPMD encoded by the coding sequence ATGTCTAACGCAAATAGAATGGTGATTGAATTGCTCCGGCTGGGGGCTTATCTGCAACGAGAGGGAGCTCGTATCACCCGTGAATTCGGTCTGGCTCAACAGCAGTTTGTGGTTCTGGTAGCTATTAAAGAGCAGGGCCCTGTTTCGCAAAAAGCGATTCTTTCGGATCTCCTCTACGAGAAATCCAACGTATCCAAATCAATTTCGCGTCTTTCCGCCCTTGGACTGATCAAGACTTCCAGATCTGAGAAGGATTCCCGTGTTGTTCTGTGTGAGGTTACAGACGAAGGGCGGGATATTGTTGAGCGGTGCATGGTTATAATGAAGGCTTCAAATGAAAAATGGCTGCAACATATTCCTGAAGATGAACTGGAGCAGGTGGTGCAGGTTTTAGGTTCCATCCGCCCCATGGACTAA
- a CDS encoding DUF169 domain-containing protein has protein sequence MTYKEIQELLMKEMRLYHYPVAVKYFFDQAEVDHFKENAEFHIPLKAMTFCQWEIAARMKGQTVYSDRDGLGCGNAVYAFAWKELDENEIKGHAKYVVNMEQAEKFVKSKPRLPEGLLGIAVAPLGSIDGIFEPDTVHFYCDNMQAYHLAVDYAAATDTHPIRPNITMNSSACAGNVFSYMEQEFNMVPACSGSYNAGKTERGEINVMIPGKKFKKVVQRLCDRIELASSAITKPGDGFPGQDICKNCPLIIFKKEKK, from the coding sequence ATGACTTACAAAGAGATTCAAGAACTGCTGATGAAGGAAATGAGACTTTATCATTACCCTGTAGCCGTTAAATATTTCTTCGACCAGGCTGAAGTTGACCACTTCAAGGAAAACGCTGAATTCCACATCCCTCTCAAGGCCATGACTTTCTGTCAGTGGGAAATCGCTGCCCGCATGAAAGGTCAGACCGTGTACTCCGACCGTGATGGACTTGGATGCGGTAACGCTGTCTACGCTTTTGCGTGGAAGGAACTGGATGAAAACGAAATTAAAGGCCATGCTAAATATGTTGTAAACATGGAGCAGGCTGAAAAATTCGTAAAAAGCAAACCCCGCCTCCCCGAAGGACTGCTCGGCATTGCCGTTGCTCCTCTCGGTTCCATTGATGGAATTTTCGAACCGGACACAGTCCACTTCTATTGCGACAACATGCAGGCCTACCACCTTGCAGTTGACTACGCAGCAGCAACCGATACCCACCCCATCCGTCCGAACATCACCATGAACTCCTCCGCCTGTGCAGGTAACGTATTTTCTTACATGGAACAGGAGTTCAACATGGTTCCTGCATGCTCCGGCAGCTACAACGCAGGTAAAACCGAGCGCGGCGAAATCAACGTCATGATCCCCGGCAAAAAGTTCAAAAAAGTTGTACAGAGACTCTGTGACCGTATTGAACTGGCAAGCTCCGCCATCACCAAGCCCGGCGACGGCTTCCCCGGTCAGGACATCTGCAAGAACTGTCCGCTGATCATTTTCAAAAAAGAAAAGAAATAA
- a CDS encoding sulfite exporter TauE/SafE family protein — protein MFKSRKSLLIMALAALAVVAYIQPAFADRLADAISATPKGAEAGQINTELAPGFLGIPGGPSVNLVIGFVWAIWVGWIFSTVGAFGGIMAGVGHITIYGFGNYASTFKKTSPVMNKLVTDSIRVSNQWLVGTSAAMSSFNYYKMGRLVLPLGLSLAAGSIAGSYLVPWLTAGKVSLKAYIGFFGLFVLALGCYLFYETTPKGQAGKKQAKEAAKAFEASIKDEKEGAKVDTAAMGVKVVSFAPTKCIFTFYGVEFSFNPLIPVVGGFIIAALASFLGVGGGFLLVPFLTSVAGLPMYLVAGTSALAVLVGMTTSVFTYMVVKDTPVFWPLIGVELLGILVGSFIGPRTSKYIPDVWLKRLFVVLALYVGIRYSSKGFLGYSLLPPF, from the coding sequence ATGTTTAAATCACGCAAAAGCCTTTTGATCATGGCTCTCGCGGCACTGGCAGTGGTGGCTTACATCCAGCCCGCCTTTGCAGACCGTCTGGCAGACGCCATCAGCGCGACCCCCAAGGGTGCTGAAGCAGGCCAGATCAACACCGAACTCGCCCCCGGTTTCCTCGGAATTCCCGGCGGTCCCAGCGTCAACCTCGTCATCGGCTTTGTATGGGCCATCTGGGTCGGTTGGATTTTCTCCACTGTCGGCGCATTCGGCGGCATCATGGCCGGTGTAGGTCACATCACCATTTACGGCTTCGGTAACTACGCTTCCACCTTCAAAAAGACCTCTCCGGTCATGAACAAGCTGGTAACCGACTCCATCCGCGTATCTAACCAGTGGCTGGTTGGTACTTCCGCGGCAATGTCCTCTTTCAACTACTACAAGATGGGCCGTCTGGTTCTGCCGCTGGGTCTCTCCCTTGCCGCAGGTTCCATTGCCGGTTCCTATCTCGTACCCTGGCTTACCGCCGGTAAAGTTTCTCTGAAAGCATATATCGGATTCTTCGGTCTCTTTGTTCTCGCTTTGGGCTGCTACCTGTTCTACGAAACCACTCCCAAAGGACAGGCTGGCAAAAAGCAGGCTAAAGAAGCAGCAAAGGCTTTCGAAGCTTCCATTAAAGATGAAAAAGAAGGCGCAAAGGTTGATACCGCAGCAATGGGTGTCAAGGTTGTCAGCTTTGCTCCGACCAAATGCATCTTCACCTTCTACGGCGTTGAGTTCTCCTTCAACCCCCTCATCCCCGTTGTCGGTGGTTTCATCATCGCAGCACTCGCCTCCTTCCTCGGCGTTGGCGGCGGATTCCTGCTCGTTCCTTTCCTGACCAGTGTTGCAGGTCTGCCCATGTATCTGGTTGCAGGGACTTCCGCACTGGCTGTACTCGTAGGTATGACCACCTCCGTCTTCACCTACATGGTTGTTAAAGATACCCCGGTATTCTGGCCGCTCATCGGCGTGGAACTGCTCGGTATCCTCGTGGGTTCCTTCATCGGCCCCCGTACTTCCAAATACATCCCGGACGTATGGCTCAAACGACTCTTCGTCGTACTGGCTCTGTACGTAGGTATCCGCTACTCATCCAAGGGATTCCTCGGCTACAGCCTACTGCCTCCGTTCTAA
- a CDS encoding phosphate/phosphite/phosphonate ABC transporter substrate-binding protein — MFKLRYTLPAILLLAGAAIYFFGSQPAEKIVRVDMSLREEVRVPEPRPAITYAYLPQYSHRVSYLRHSKLIDYLSRESGFTIRQVFPDTFEEHRRMVEDGEIDISFSNPMTYVSIAKSGARAFARIIEPSGSPTFRGQIITRKDNRAITRLKDCIGKTWIAVDPLSAGGYLFPLGLFLKNGIKESDFKEISFAPGPGGKQEKAVLAVYAGKYDFASIREGTLNVVRDKINIDKIRIVAETEPFPGWVYAARKGLSDNVVNKIKYCMFRMSMGDPKQAAILYQAGMRGIIPAEDSDYDPVRRLTEELGLNIDYGQQGGLK; from the coding sequence ATGTTCAAACTCAGATATACTCTTCCAGCAATACTTCTGTTGGCCGGAGCTGCAATTTATTTCTTTGGTTCACAGCCAGCGGAAAAAATTGTGCGTGTGGATATGTCACTCCGTGAGGAAGTCCGCGTACCTGAACCGCGCCCGGCCATTACCTACGCATACCTGCCTCAGTATTCACACCGTGTTTCATACTTAAGACACAGCAAACTTATAGATTACCTTTCCCGCGAATCCGGCTTCACAATCCGGCAGGTCTTCCCGGATACATTTGAGGAGCACCGCCGCATGGTTGAAGATGGCGAAATAGACATTTCATTCTCCAACCCCATGACCTACGTCAGCATTGCCAAGAGCGGCGCGCGGGCTTTTGCCCGGATCATTGAACCTTCCGGCAGCCCCACCTTCAGAGGCCAGATCATCACCCGCAAAGATAACCGCGCCATAACAAGACTTAAGGACTGCATCGGTAAAACATGGATCGCAGTAGATCCCCTTTCCGCTGGCGGATACCTCTTTCCGCTGGGTCTTTTTCTCAAAAACGGCATCAAGGAATCGGACTTCAAGGAAATATCCTTTGCCCCCGGACCGGGCGGCAAGCAGGAAAAGGCAGTCCTTGCGGTTTACGCCGGTAAATACGATTTCGCCTCCATCCGCGAAGGCACGCTAAATGTTGTCCGCGACAAGATAAATATAGACAAAATAAGAATTGTTGCTGAAACCGAACCTTTTCCCGGCTGGGTCTACGCCGCACGTAAAGGACTCTCAGATAATGTTGTTAATAAAATCAAATACTGCATGTTCCGCATGTCCATGGGTGATCCGAAACAAGCTGCCATCTTATATCAGGCAGGCATGAGAGGGATTATTCCTGCCGAAGACAGCGACTACGATCCAGTAAGAAGACTCACAGAAGAATTAGGACTAAACATTGATTACGGACAACAGGGGGGGCTGAAATGA